Within the Nerophis ophidion isolate RoL-2023_Sa linkage group LG01, RoL_Noph_v1.0, whole genome shotgun sequence genome, the region tgaaaaaatttaaagaagaatttatggatcatcagtcatttttcctggttaagattaattttagaattttgatgacattaaaatatgttaaaatacactttaaaattagatttaaatttgattctacagtatttctagatttgccagaatatatatttttaatcatatttcacaaatattctttgtagaAAAAGCAGaagataaaatgaagaattcaattaaaatgtatttattattatttacaataaaaaaatacatttacttgaacaagaaatggaatgaatttaaaagggatatgtgtttaaaaatcccaaaataatatttaagattgtattttgctctaaaattgtctttctgtaagttataagaagcaaagtaaaaaaatgaatttatttaaacaagtgaagaccaagtctttaaaatattttcttggattttcaaattctatttgagttttgtctctcttgctataaatgctgctatttttagaacaggccagcgggctactcatctggtccttacgggctacctggtgcgtGTTGGTGACCCTTGCATTACAATAATACCTTTAGATTTTTCCCTAAATATTGtctaaatatacttttttttttttttttaacttcacatTCATTTTGCTATGATTCATTTTAAAATACAACCTCCAAAAAGGCACGAAACAAGCAGATAAGAGTTTCAGGTCGATTTATTGTGCAGTTAAAATTTCACTTGTCagaacagtcagtggcactttcaaaacaaaagcattaTTAGGGTTGTGGTGTTAGTGCAAAATATGTTCTCCAAGACGGGGAAAAGtaccactttttttctttttttctgtttacTTTCCGGCGAGCTGTTGGTAGAGTTTGGGCACGTAGTCGTCCCACTCGGCCTGGTAGCAGGTACCCGCCACGGGGGCGCCCAGCTGGTACTTCTTCCTGAAGCTCTGGATCTTAAACTTGCCGCGCCCGTCGCCCGAGCGGTTGGTAAGGACCGTCTCGCTGCAGGCCAGCTGGCCCGCCTGCTCATAGACCAGCCACACGTACCGGTGCAGACCTGCAGGAAGGAGGGGAGAGGTTTGGGGTGTGACTGATTTGTCCTCCTTATTCGGAGTCGTGTCTCACCCGTGTCCTGAGGAGGACCGGAGCCCACGTAGTCGGACATGACGCGACCGGACGACACGTCGTTCCCCTTCATGTTGACCACCAGGAAGTGATGCCACTCCCTGGTAGATTCATCACAACAAACCAAAATGAGAGGAcaatcttttaaaggcctactgaaacccactactatcgaccacgcagtttgatagtttatatatcaattatgaaatattaacattgcaacacatgccaatacggcctttttcgtttactaaattgcaattttaaatttcccgctatgtgtcctgttgaaaacgtcacggtatgatgacatgtgcgcgtgatgtcacagatTGAAGCGGACATtgtgttccagcccgatcccagctataagtagtctgctttaatcgcgtaattacacagtattctggacatctgtgtcgctgaatcttttgcgatttgttcaactaataaatggagacgtcaaagaagaaagatgtaggtgggaagcggtgtattgcagctgcctttagcaacacaaacacagcaggtgtttcattgtttacatttcagaaagatgacggtgaaactttactatggaacagagcagtcaagcgaacatggttccctaccacatgtcaaccggcaggtttcagtgagaaaatggtggtaataagtcggctcttaccgtagacatgagcagagagcttgcgtcgttcctccagcagctgcggactctcttgcctcctcccaccggccgcccccgaacgtgggatgcttccactgaggaggggaaaaaaagctcgGCCCGGCCTGactggctgccttcgcttcgcctcgtcgagaaacatggcttcccttaaagacactgccggtcaccacacccgtggccacacccctccgactttcaggtacgactatataatatcactaaaacactagtaacacaataagcagataagggattttccagaattatcctagtaaatgtgtctaataacatctgaatcgctcccactgcccttgcctttttttttcttttttcctagtccttcactgtcactatcctcatccacgaatctttcatcctcgctcaaatgaatggggaaatcgtcgcttactcggtccgaatcgctctcgctgctggtggccatgattgtaaacaatgtgaggatgtgaggagctccacaaccagtgacgtcacgcgcacatcgtctgctacttctggtacaggcaaagcttttttattagcgaccaaaagttgcaaactttatcatcgatgttctctactaaatcctttcagcaaaaatatggcaatatcgcgaaatgatcaagtatgacaaatagaatggacctgctatccccatttaaataagaaaatctcatttcagtagaccttgaagaaaaaaaaatttccACTGGTTAATAACTTACCTGAATTTGGCGTTTTTCCTACTGGGGGCATCAGGGTCGGTCAGGGCCAAAGTGTAAAGCTTACTGGGGTCACATCCCTCCCACGTAATGCACGTGGGCTGGTTCTGCACCTGTGGGCAGGTAACAAAACACCTGTCACTCCCAGTCACGTCCACTGGGCTGCTGTTAATTACGAGCAATGTCGCCCTATGGTGGCAAAAAGCAGCATTGCACACTAAcctaactaccgtatttccttgaattgccgcaggaggGGAATTGTgaattgtcatcattttcaaaatggaggaggctgatttcaataccggtaatttgaaatcgcataaagggaagaagattaagagctattcagtaggatttaaggtccaagatattgaataccggtatgctaaaaaaaacagtaagcagctatattttattaatatacctgtggagaggtggagccgacggtccgacaaacAGGAAGGGCACGCTGGAGatggcggcgagcgagcggaaaggaggagcggaagagcgacctggactgaggttttattgaaaaataaacaaagtcaaactgctcaagccatgtccttccttggtggtactGGGAACTcccaagacgacggcttgagaccgtcacaataccgtagctgcgtctgtcaaatatgagtcattaaaagactcccgcctcctggtggtagagggcgctagtgatccttcttgcgactactcggctgcagaagaagtgacaatgagtgacgtgatatgtgctgggacggatatgacggacctttAAGGATGCAAAACTCCTATgttgctatgtaaacaaccgggctgaaataaagcatgttccagtcctaaatacccagtgtattgtTTATataataacacttcctggtggcagcagtgggataaagagatcacccacggagcagaacgggagggggagttgtccgagggtaaTGATGTCGTTGCCCACACTTAAGAAGCCGAGCTAGCTGATAGCAGCaat harbors:
- the pebp1 gene encoding phosphatidylethanolamine-binding protein 1, which codes for MPVDLNQWTGPLALQEVEEKPAGPLTIKYGSVEIDELGKVLTPTQVQNQPTCITWEGCDPSKLYTLALTDPDAPSRKNAKFREWHHFLVVNMKGNDVSSGRVMSDYVGSGPPQDTGLHRYVWLVYEQAGQLACSETVLTNRSGDGRGKFKIQSFRKKYQLGAPVAGTCYQAEWDDYVPKLYQQLAGK